AATTGTTTTGGTGTTCCGGCTGATCAAAAGCAACGAGCGACGCGCGTCCATTCTCTTTTCCAGCGGTAATTTGTGCTCCGGCAGCGAATCACTCACTTGGGCACTCAGATTCGTGATCTCCTGTTTAATCGTAGCCAGATTATGTCTGTCAGTCACCGAAAGCCTCGAAGAATCAATTTTAGAAACGGCCTGTTCGATCCCAATCAGATCCGCCTTCATTTGGAGAGGGTCCTGGCTGTTGTCCAATGCAAAGTGTGCAGGCACAATTCCAATTAATATTAACATCACCAGCCCCACACCTTTTTGCCCGTCATTGGAACCGTGGAAAAAGCTGACAAGCGTACAGGTCGTGATTAATATAGCACGGATCCAGATTGGCGGCGGCTGGTTTTTCTTGGGTTCACTGAAAACGATTTCACGCAAAGGCTTTGAAAGTGAGCGCCTTAATATGAACATAATAATGATAGCCAATGCAAAACCGAAGATCGGCGAAGTCAGCAGCGACATGAACAGTTCCTTTGCCTTCGACCAGTTCACGCCGGCCGCATTGGAATTTTCAGGCATAAATGTAAAAGCCAAACCTACCCCGAGGATCGAGCCGATCAAGGTATGTGAGCTGGAACTGGGTAACCCGAAATACCAGGTTCCGAGGTTCCAGATAATTGCGCTGAAAAGTAACGCGAAGACCATCGCGGCACTGTGGTAGACATTCTGATCAATGAGCAGCTCAACCGGCAATAAGTTGACAATACCCATAGCTACTGCAATTCCGCCGAAGAAAACACCGCAAAAATTCATAAAACCGGACCAGATTACGGCCACATTAGGTTTCAGTGAATTTGTATAAATCACAGTAGCGACCGCATTGGCGGTATCGTGAAAACCATTGACAAATTCGAATGCGCAGGCGGCTAAAATGCTAAAAGCGAGGAGAATAAAAATGTCGGTTTCAAGACCAAACATAGAAGAAGTATATAAGTTTATTTATAAACAGCACAAAGCTACTTATTCTTGAGCGATGCAATATTAACAAATTGTTAAGCCAAAGTTTTATGCTGTCTCCTTATTTGCCAGCTGGCCACACGCCGCGTCGATATCTTTCCCCCGACTTCTGCGCACATGAACAGACACGCCCCGGTCTTCCAGAAACCCCGCGAACTTATCCAGCTTATCTCCCTCTGTATTCTGGAAATCGGCTTCTGCAATCGGATTGTATTCAATGATATTTACCCGCGCAGGAACGCGTTTGGTGAATTCCCAAAGCTCTTTGGCGTCTTGCAAAGTATCGTTGAAATTGTTGAAAACGATATATTCGAAGGTGATCCGGTTACCTGTTTTTTTGTAAAAATAATTCAACGCCTCCGCCAGGTTATCCAGTGAGTTGGATTCATTGATAGGCATAATCTGGTTTCTCTTGGCATCATTTGCCGCGTGGAGCGACAATGCAAGCCGGAAACGTACTTCGTCATCGCCCAGCTTTTTAATCATTTTCGCAATGCCCGCAGTAGAAACGGTAATGCGTTTGGGCGACATATTCAATCCCTCAGGCGAGGTAATATGTTCAATGGATTTTAAAACATTGGTATAATTCAAAAGCGGCTCGCCCATTCCCATGTAAACAATATTCGTAAGCGGCGCTTTGAAACTTCCCTCTGCCTGGCGCGCGATCGCAACAACCTGATCGTAAATCTCACCCGCTTCGAGGTTGCGTTTCCTGTCCATATAACCTGTCGCGCAGAATTTGCAGGTAAGCGAACATCCAACCTGGCTACTCACGCAGGCGGTCATTCTGTCGGCGGCAGGTATTAAAACTCCCTCAACCAGGTTACCGTCGAAAAGTTTAAATGCAGATTTGATCGTACCGTCGTTGCTCTGCTGCTGCTTGGCAACTTCCATATTATGAATGACAAAATGTTCATCCATTAACTGGCGGGTCGGAAGGGATAAATTGGTCATTTCGGCGAATGAATGGGAGGATTTTTTCCAGATCCATTCATAGATCTGCTTCGCCCTGAAAGCTTTTTCTCCATGCTCGGCCATCCAGCCTTTCAACTGGTCGACGCTCATTTTGCGGATATCCTGCTTGTCTTGTATTCCGGTCATTTTTTATCTTTTGGTCAAATGCATCGCACATCCGGCCTGTTTACTATTTTACTGCAAAGCTACTGAAAGTCAGCAACGAAAGCTTAACCCAGAGCAGGTTTTGAAAGTTCAATCGGATAAATACTCGCTTTTCCACTCCCTGATCAGATCGGTGCCTGCTGGCATAATCGACAATGCTTTGGTAATCAAATTGGGCGCAATAGGTACGACGAGCGGATAAAGGACGGTATCATCAGTCCGGTGCGCCGGAATTTTCACTCCGATCATATCCACCAGCCAGAAGAAAACGCTGATCCCGAAAACCCAGGTAAATATCCCCACCATCGCGCCGGCGAAGCTATCGAAGGTACCCAAAATGGAATACCTGAGCGACCGGCGGATCATGTAGCCGAATTGATTTAATAAAAATATAGTGGGAAAGAAAATCACTGAAAACCCGATATAGGGCAGGATCCGCTTTGCCATACTGTCGCTGAAATAAGGTGTTAATACCTCCATTCCCAGCCCTAAAAATTTGAATCCCAAAACCATAGCCACCGCAAAACCTGCTATTCCGATGATCTCGATCAGCAGACCTTTGCGATAACCATGCAATGCACCCCACAACAGCGGGATGAGGATGATTACATCCAATAGCTTCATGCCAGCAATCCCTTCACCAATGCAGATACAACTTTCCCGTCCGCCTGTCCAGCCAATTCTTTGGTCGCCACGCCCATTACCTTACCCATATCCGAAGGTGCAGAGGCTCCCACGCGGGTGATGATTTCCTGCAATTTAGCCTTCACTTCGTCCTCGGTAAGCTGCTTAGGCAGGAATTGTTCAATTACTGCCAATTCCGCCTCTTCTTTTTGCAGAAGATCCTCGCGGTTCTGCGTTTTGTAAATATCCGCTGATTCGCGACGTTGCTTGGCTGCTTTGGTCAGCAATTTCAGTTCATCGTCAGCAGTAAGCTCGCCGCTCGCGCCGCCTTTTGTTTCTTCCAATAATATCAGAGACTTAATAGCCCGCAACGCACGCAAAGTATCCTGGTCCTTAGCCCGCATAGCATCTTTTATTCCTGACTCGACTTGTGATTTTAGAGACATGTTTTTTAATGTTGAATGACAGAATGATTGAATGAGTGAATGATTGAGTGAATGATTGAGTGAGTGAATGACTGAATTAGTGAATGATTGGGTCGCCGGTGGGATGAATTAGTGAATTAGTTGCTGATAAAATGCATTTTGAACCGGGTAATCTTAAATTTGCAATCGGCGAATTTAACAGAATCGTCTTAATTAACCCATTAAAGCATCCACACCCTCACACATTCACTCATTCACTCATTCACTCATTCAAAACTAGTCATGACTCGCCTAAGCGTTAACATCAACAAAATTGCTACCCTGCGAAATTCCCGTGGCGGTGATAATCCTAATGTATTGAAAGTGGCGCTGGATTGTGAGCGGTTTGGTGCACAAGGTATTACCGTTCACCCGCGTCCCGATGAGCGGCATATCCGGTACCAGGATGTTTATGATCTGAAAGAAGTGGTCACTACCGAATTCAATATTGAGGGTAATCCTTCTGAAAAAAAATTCGTCGAGCTGGTACTGGCCAACAAACCCGACCAGGTAACACTAGTGCCCGACGCACTGCACGCAATTACTTCCAATGCAGGCTGGGATACCATTAATAACAAGAGTGAACTTACCGATCTTGTCCAGATCTTCAAATCTGCAGGCATTCGTGTTTCCGTTTTTGTGGATGCGGATGAAAAAATGGTAGAAGGAGCCAAAATGTGTGGCGCCGATCGCGTGGAACTTTACACAGAACCTTACGCCGCAGGCTATTTTGAAAACAGGCAAAAAGCCGTCCTACCCTTTATAGCAGCCGCAGAAAAGGCACGCGAAGTTGGTCTAGGACTCAATGCAGGCCACGATCTAAGCCTCGACAACCTCCGTTTTTTAAAACAAAGTATTCCCTGGATGGATGAAGTCTCCATCGGCCACGCATTGATCGCCGATGCATTGTACCTGGGTTTGGAAAATACGATACAGATGTACCGAAGAGAATTGGTTGTTTAGGCCTGGTAAGTTTTCAAAACTCCCCAGGCCTAAAACCAGCCTACCAACCTTTTCTATATTCCCTCTTCACAAACTGATTAGCGATATCGAAGTTGGTGATCTTCATATTATCTCCGTCCCAGATCAACTTTTGTCTGCCGGGAAAATTAAATCCTTTGCCATCGGCCTTGGCTTCGCGGTGCAGGTAGCTTCTTACCGCCAGGTTCCCCATTAAAACGATCTCAGTCAGCGGGCCGGACTGATCGAACGAAGAGCTGGTATAAGCGCCAAAGCCTTTTTTACAAGCTTGTACAAACTGCTGCTGGTGACCTTCAGAACCTCCCGGGACTAACTCGCGCGGCTTGGTATTTAACTTTACATTCTCAAATTGTTTCTCCGGCCAGAGTCTTGGATTCTCACCAAACATCTCCGCACTCAAAATCCCTTTTGTACCAATAAAAAGCATCCCGCCATCGACACTTCCAAAAACCGTTTTGTAGTCACACCCCTCTGGTAACTGCGGCCTGATACCGCCGTCGTACCACGAAAAGCTGATCTCCTTTCCGGGTGTTTTTGAATCGAATTTTAAATGAATGGAAGAAGAAGGCGGACAAACGTCATCAAAAAACGCCTGACTGAAAAAATCAGAATATACCGAGCCGACACTGCATTCGACCGACGTCGGGTAACCCAATTTCATTGCGCGGAAAGGTACATCTATGAAATGGCAACCCATATCTCCCAGCGCGCCTGTACCGAAATCCCAATATCCGCGCCACCTGAAAGGCATATAAGCTTCGTGATATGGACGTTTTGGAGCAGTGCCAAGCCAGAGATCCCAATCTACTTCTTTCGGTATCGGCTGGGATTCATTTTTATCCTTTGGAGATTTAACACCCTGCGGCCATACCGGGCGGTCTGTCCAGACTTCAATTTTGTAAACATCTCCGATTGCACCCGACTGAACGATGGCTTCCGTTTGCCGGGTACCATCGCTGCTGCTGCCCTGGTTGCCCATTTGGGTTACTACCTTATATTTCGTCGCAGCCTGCGTCAAATTTCTGGCTTCCCAGATATCCTTAGTTAAGGGTTTTTCAACGTAAACATGTTTTCCCAGTTCAATGCACGACATCGCGATCGGGAAATGCATGTGGTCTGGTGTGGTGACCAGAACGGCGTCAATATTTTTGGCTTCTTTTTCCAGCATTTTCCGGTAGTCCCTGTAATAAGGTGCTTTCGGAAACTGCTTCCTGTATTTTTCAGATTGGCGGTCGTCGACGTCGCAAAGCGCCACCATATTTTCAGCTCCGTTGTTATAAGCCAGGCGGATATTCACATCGGCTTTGCCACCACAGCCCACAGCGGCAATATTTAGTTTATCGCTGGGCGGGACAAAGCCTCTTCCCAGCACGTGGCGGGGAACGATCATAAAACCCGCGGCTGCCAATGCGCCGGCTTTAACGAATTTTCTGCGATTGATTTCCTGCTCGGAAATGGGTTGCTGATTTTCCATATTCGGTATCAGACGTTTTAAAAAATCTAGCCTGACAGACAGAAAAGTCAACCCATTTACTGCCCTACTATCTCCCCCCGAAAGTTTCAGCGATTTTCATGGCGACACCCATATCACCGTCAATTTTCAGCTTACCGGTCATCAAAGCCATCATCGCATTTAAGTCACCATCAATCAGTTTGAGGGCATTTTTGGTTGAAACCTCGAAAATGCAATCTGCTTCCTTGTCTTCATTTGAAACACTATTCGGCACCGACTTACCGTCGACGAAAACCGTACCCTCGTCGGTTACAAATTTGGCGGTTGCGCCGAGACCACTGTCGGTTCCCAGCATCTTTTCAATTCGTTCGGTAAGTGTTTGAAGGCTCATATTGTTGGCTTTTCTGTTGTTGTTAATAAAGTCAAACGTGAACGACAAATGTATGTTGGACGTTAAGAATATTCAAATCGGCTTTGGTGTTTTCATCTAAATCCGCAAATTTTACATGGCAGGCCAAAAAGATCTGCTGATTATCCGACTCAATGAGTGCTCCTGTAATACGTCCAACTTTCCTCACTATTTTGTGCTTCCTAACCTTCATGAGTTCAGTTTCCGGCCTTTGGACGCAATCCGAAAGACTCTGGAGTCCCGGCATTACCGCTGACAAAACGCGGGAGACATTTGAAAGTGTCCGTGAAAGCCTGGACAATCAGAACAGTACAGCCGATACCCAGACCATGGATAAAATGTTCGAGGCTGTGATTGAACAAACTACCGCCGACTCGATCAGGACCGGGGCAATCATTATGCTGATTTTTGAATCACTTGCACTTTATGCCGCATACCTCATGTGGAACCTTCAAAAAAAGGGCTTTTACCTTTACCTGGCCGGCATCGCCGTCGCTTTCCTAGCCCCTCTTTTCCTCATAGGCGGCTGGCTGGGTGTGATTAACGCGATGGCAGGTATAATCCTAAGCGTTTTTATGGCTGTCCTATACGCCTTCAACCTGAAACACATGTCTTAAATATCAGTGTATTATCCAATCCTATCTTAACCCTAACGCGCAGCAACTCACGATATATCCAATTCGTGAAATTGAAATGTAAGGTCTTGCTTTCCACGAAGAAAAGATTTTATTTTGCGCACTAATTTTGAATCGAGAAAATGGCTTTAATTAACAAGATCAGAGAGAAATCCGGGGTTGCCGTGACGGTAATCGCTGTCAGTTTAATTCTTTTTATGATTGGCGGCGACCTTCTAGGCCCCAATTCGATGCTGGGAGGAAATAATAACCAGGTAGTAGGTGAGATAGCCGGCAAAGAAATTAATATCAAAGATTTTCAAGGCCGGGTTGACGGATTCCGCCAGAACTACGAAGCACAGTCGGGCCGCAGCCTCAATGAGGGTGAGCTTGCTTCCCTGAGAGATCAGGCCTGGAATCAGTTTGTTGTTGATATCGCCTACAAAAAACAGTTCGACCAGCTAGGCCTGACTGTTACTGATGATGAACTATATGACATGGTTCAGGGAAATCACATCAGTCCATCCATATTACAGGCGTTTTCGGACCCGACAACCGGAAAATTTGACAAGAACGCGGTTATCAACTATCTGAAAAACCTCAAAACACTTCCTATCGAGCAACAAAAATCGTGGGAGAACTTTGAGAAAAGCCTTCGCGAGGAACGTACGCGCAGTAAATATGAAAACATGCTCCGCCTGTCAACCTATACTCCAAAGGCCCAGGCTGAAAAAGAATATGTAGCGCAAAACACTAAAGCCAATTTGCGTTACCTGTATGTACCTTATTTCTCGGTTGTAGATACTACAATTAAAGTTACCGACGCGCAGCTGGAAGATTACCTCAGCGCACACCGCAAAGAATATAAAGGAACTGATACGCGTTCCATCGAATACGTTACTTTCCCTGTGCAACCTGCAAAGGACGACAGTGCAGCTCTTTATGCAGAGATTAAAGAATTGGCGAGAGGCCTTGCATCTGCACCAAACGATTCGGCTTTTGCAAGTATGAACTCCGATATTCCGCTTCCGATCAATATGTCGCTGGCGAATATGTCCGATCAACTCAAAGAAGCGGTGAAAACTTTCGTTCCGGGCGGCGTTTACGGTCCGTACCGCGAAGGAAACACTTACTACATTTACAAGTACGGCGGTACCCGCTCGGATACGGTTTCGTCTGCAAGAGCAAGTCATATTCTGATCCGTGCGGAAAACCAGTCAGACTCAGCAAAGGCTGCTGCCCGTGTAAAAGCGGAGGGTATCCTGGCGCAGATCAAGGCAGGTGCTAATTTTGAAGCATTGGCTGCTACTTCCAGCGCCGATCCCGGATCCGCTCAGCGTGGTGGGGACCTGGATTATTTCCAGAACAACGGTGCGATGGTAAAGCCATTTGAAGATGCCGTTTTCTCGGCTACTGCTCCTGGGTTGA
This Dyadobacter sp. UC 10 DNA region includes the following protein-coding sequences:
- a CDS encoding inorganic phosphate transporter; translated protein: MFGLETDIFILLAFSILAACAFEFVNGFHDTANAVATVIYTNSLKPNVAVIWSGFMNFCGVFFGGIAVAMGIVNLLPVELLIDQNVYHSAAMVFALLFSAIIWNLGTWYFGLPSSSSHTLIGSILGVGLAFTFMPENSNAAGVNWSKAKELFMSLLTSPIFGFALAIIIMFILRRSLSKPLREIVFSEPKKNQPPPIWIRAILITTCTLVSFFHGSNDGQKGVGLVMLILIGIVPAHFALDNSQDPLQMKADLIGIEQAVSKIDSSRLSVTDRHNLATIKQEITNLSAQVSDSLPEHKLPLEKRMDARRSLLLISRNTKTILDNGHANLGSADAAYLKMQSGSEKGIRRYTDYAPDWVILMISLSLGLGTMVGWKRIVVTIGEKIGKQHLTYAQGASAELVAASTIGVSSYLGLPVSTTHVLSSGIAGSMVASKGVKNLQGGTVRNIVIAWILTLPVTMLLSGTLYAFFRWIL
- the rlmN gene encoding 23S rRNA (adenine(2503)-C(2))-methyltransferase RlmN; translated protein: MTGIQDKQDIRKMSVDQLKGWMAEHGEKAFRAKQIYEWIWKKSSHSFAEMTNLSLPTRQLMDEHFVIHNMEVAKQQQSNDGTIKSAFKLFDGNLVEGVLIPAADRMTACVSSQVGCSLTCKFCATGYMDRKRNLEAGEIYDQVVAIARQAEGSFKAPLTNIVYMGMGEPLLNYTNVLKSIEHITSPEGLNMSPKRITVSTAGIAKMIKKLGDDEVRFRLALSLHAANDAKRNQIMPINESNSLDNLAEALNYFYKKTGNRITFEYIVFNNFNDTLQDAKELWEFTKRVPARVNIIEYNPIAEADFQNTEGDKLDKFAGFLEDRGVSVHVRRSRGKDIDAACGQLANKETA
- a CDS encoding CvpA family protein is translated as MKLLDVIILIPLLWGALHGYRKGLLIEIIGIAGFAVAMVLGFKFLGLGMEVLTPYFSDSMAKRILPYIGFSVIFFPTIFLLNQFGYMIRRSLRYSILGTFDSFAGAMVGIFTWVFGISVFFWLVDMIGVKIPAHRTDDTVLYPLVVPIAPNLITKALSIMPAGTDLIREWKSEYLSD
- a CDS encoding GatB/YqeY domain-containing protein; this encodes MSLKSQVESGIKDAMRAKDQDTLRALRAIKSLILLEETKGGASGELTADDELKLLTKAAKQRRESADIYKTQNREDLLQKEEAELAVIEQFLPKQLTEDEVKAKLQEIITRVGASAPSDMGKVMGVATKELAGQADGKVVSALVKGLLA
- a CDS encoding pyridoxine 5'-phosphate synthase — protein: MTRLSVNINKIATLRNSRGGDNPNVLKVALDCERFGAQGITVHPRPDERHIRYQDVYDLKEVVTTEFNIEGNPSEKKFVELVLANKPDQVTLVPDALHAITSNAGWDTINNKSELTDLVQIFKSAGIRVSVFVDADEKMVEGAKMCGADRVELYTEPYAAGYFENRQKAVLPFIAAAEKAREVGLGLNAGHDLSLDNLRFLKQSIPWMDEVSIGHALIADALYLGLENTIQMYRRELVV
- a CDS encoding Gfo/Idh/MocA family protein, translated to MENQQPISEQEINRRKFVKAGALAAAGFMIVPRHVLGRGFVPPSDKLNIAAVGCGGKADVNIRLAYNNGAENMVALCDVDDRQSEKYRKQFPKAPYYRDYRKMLEKEAKNIDAVLVTTPDHMHFPIAMSCIELGKHVYVEKPLTKDIWEARNLTQAATKYKVVTQMGNQGSSSDGTRQTEAIVQSGAIGDVYKIEVWTDRPVWPQGVKSPKDKNESQPIPKEVDWDLWLGTAPKRPYHEAYMPFRWRGYWDFGTGALGDMGCHFIDVPFRAMKLGYPTSVECSVGSVYSDFFSQAFFDDVCPPSSSIHLKFDSKTPGKEISFSWYDGGIRPQLPEGCDYKTVFGSVDGGMLFIGTKGILSAEMFGENPRLWPEKQFENVKLNTKPRELVPGGSEGHQQQFVQACKKGFGAYTSSSFDQSGPLTEIVLMGNLAVRSYLHREAKADGKGFNFPGRQKLIWDGDNMKITNFDIANQFVKREYRKGW
- a CDS encoding SCP2 sterol-binding domain-containing protein, with the translated sequence MSLQTLTERIEKMLGTDSGLGATAKFVTDEGTVFVDGKSVPNSVSNEDKEADCIFEVSTKNALKLIDGDLNAMMALMTGKLKIDGDMGVAMKIAETFGGR
- a CDS encoding peptidylprolyl isomerase — protein: MALINKIREKSGVAVTVIAVSLILFMIGGDLLGPNSMLGGNNNQVVGEIAGKEINIKDFQGRVDGFRQNYEAQSGRSLNEGELASLRDQAWNQFVVDIAYKKQFDQLGLTVTDDELYDMVQGNHISPSILQAFSDPTTGKFDKNAVINYLKNLKTLPIEQQKSWENFEKSLREERTRSKYENMLRLSTYTPKAQAEKEYVAQNTKANLRYLYVPYFSVVDTTIKVTDAQLEDYLSAHRKEYKGTDTRSIEYVTFPVQPAKDDSAALYAEIKELARGLASAPNDSAFASMNSDIPLPINMSLANMSDQLKEAVKTFVPGGVYGPYREGNTYYIYKYGGTRSDTVSSARASHILIRAENQSDSAKAAARVKAEGILAQIKAGANFEALAATSSADPGSAQRGGDLDYFQNNGAMVKPFEDAVFSATAPGLIPRLVESQFGFHIIKVTDPKSNTLYRIAAIGKTIAPSQATRDEAYRKADEFVNSVKTKEQFEEAVKKNKNLVVATANRIPESSTNINAIKNGREIVRWAFKDDSKINSVSPVFETEEQYIVAVLTGKSDAKDVKVDDFRDELTTKVRNQIKAEQITAKLKGATGDLDAIAKKYGAGALVESANDISLATGFLTSAGFDPIALGKAFGLKAGQKSDVFTGENGVFIVELLNKTDAPKIADFTQYKTQLTQSLEGRMSYLVNEAIRDNAKIEDNRAKFF